The following coding sequences are from one Liolophura sinensis isolate JHLJ2023 chromosome 12, CUHK_Ljap_v2, whole genome shotgun sequence window:
- the LOC135479770 gene encoding secreted acidic protein 1A-like codes for MEHASGNCCARALTYASKVNNSVQNTASVQSPDQDVIIDVDVVGGGSDDDLEFPPAMEIVKLDKDNNITDNEGEDGDDVDVDSDDDGDSGDGDDDDNGEMGADDETEIDATRAEDDPVGDMECDREPFISALRKSSVINGVAMPGTTKQAKVSTFADDTTAIL; via the exons ATGGAACATGCAAGTGGTAATTGCTGTGCTCGGGCTTTAACGTATGCGTCCAAAGTGAACAATTCTGTACAGAATACGGCGAGCGTGCAAAGCCCCGATCAGGACGTCATAATTGACGTTGACGTTGTTGGGGGCGGTAGCGACGATGACTTAGAGTTTCCGCCTGCCATGGAAATTGTTAAACTGGACAAGGACAACAACATAACTGACAACGAAGGAGAAGATGGTGATGATGTTGACGTAGAtagtgatgatgatggtgatagtggtgatggtgatgatgatgataacgGAGAAATGGGCGCAGATGACGAAACTGAGATTGACGCTACCAGAGCGGAGGATGATCCAGTGGGTGACATGGAGTGTGACAGAG AGCCGTTTATATCGGCGCTTAGGAAGTCCAGTGTGATTAATGGTGTTGCCATGCCGGGAACAACTAAGCAGGCTAAGGTTTCTACCTTTGCGGATGACACTACGGCAATTCTCTAA